One genomic segment of Aquipluma nitroreducens includes these proteins:
- a CDS encoding glycosyltransferase family 117 protein produces MNQQKINNLTGWGVFVVSLIIYVLTLEPTLSLWDCGEFLTSAYKLEINHSPGAPLFMLLGRIFSLFSFGNPTHAAYAINLVSAVASAATILFLFWTIVWLVSKLEQKQGRQFPLFLKFGAAAIGALSFAFTDSFWFSAVEAEVYALSSLFSAVVLWAATRWEREADQPDSSRWIVLIFFLIGLSIGVHLLNLLVIPSVGLIIYFRKYNYSLKGLIAAILISGIGIVSLLQIFIPGILDLSKNLELFFVNSLHFPIHSGLITYVILLIALLSGGIIYSHRKQLPKLNLALLCLTFLLVGYTSYVATIVRASANVPVNQGDPETTFSLLNYLNREQYGTRPILYGENFASVVTGYKERETWIAKDGKYIKSKLNAKIEYDPRTIGFFPRMHSNDPEHIDAYKKQFNFKGRRVMTTDEDGKQTEIIVPTFHENLSFFLNYQLGFMYIRYFMWNFAGRQNDIQGTGGLLNGNWQSGIPLIDKQVAGPQENLPTSAKENKGRNSYYFLPLILGLLGLAFQYRNDRQNFLVTGLLFFLMSFALVAYLNEVPNTPRERDYVYVGSFYVFCIWIGFGALFLFSQFQKLMKEKLAITTTLAVCLLASPMLLLSQNYDDHDRSGRYSARDLARNYLESCKPNAILFTHADNDTYPLWYRQEVEGIRRDVRVVVMPYLSAEWYIGQLQRKIYENEPLKMTVPLEKYQTGQLDYVYVVPKIETEQHMTDVLEFVASDSSKTKLTVENGEQISYIPVNKIRLQFPDQEPIHFELNKRAINKGDLAFYDIISSNQGKRPICFTTWVDPDEHGLKNNLIYDGLVYRLTDQKTDSSSILDIGKIETENLYTNLMQKCNWDNLADPSINFDWHHRRMFATMQIRNAFYRLANQLTEEKQPEKATEVLKKAEQVMSLKNWPVDYQSILLASLYERNGQKQLGEVRFQNLAKSLEEGLKYYSSFPSNQKESVLDEASFQLSLYNELIKQAADTLPESELKSMKEKLMVFAGKLE; encoded by the coding sequence ATGAATCAGCAAAAAATAAATAACCTTACCGGATGGGGCGTCTTTGTCGTCTCGCTCATAATTTATGTTTTAACCCTTGAACCAACGCTAAGTCTTTGGGATTGCGGCGAATTTTTAACTTCGGCTTACAAACTCGAAATCAACCATTCGCCAGGAGCTCCGCTATTTATGCTTTTGGGACGCATTTTTTCCCTTTTCAGCTTCGGAAATCCAACACATGCTGCCTACGCAATAAATCTCGTATCGGCAGTTGCGAGTGCGGCAACAATTTTATTCCTCTTTTGGACCATTGTTTGGTTGGTTTCAAAACTGGAACAAAAGCAAGGCCGCCAATTCCCTCTATTCCTGAAATTCGGAGCCGCAGCAATTGGAGCTTTATCGTTTGCCTTCACCGATTCGTTTTGGTTCTCGGCAGTTGAAGCCGAAGTTTATGCACTTTCATCACTTTTTAGTGCAGTTGTACTTTGGGCAGCCACGCGCTGGGAACGCGAAGCCGACCAACCCGATTCATCGCGATGGATTGTGCTGATCTTTTTCCTGATTGGGCTTTCTATTGGAGTGCATCTGCTGAATCTGCTGGTCATCCCATCAGTTGGACTTATCATCTATTTCAGGAAATATAACTACTCGCTAAAGGGATTAATAGCAGCTATCCTGATCAGCGGAATCGGCATTGTTTCATTGCTTCAGATTTTTATCCCCGGAATTCTCGATTTATCCAAGAATCTGGAACTATTTTTTGTAAACAGCCTGCATTTCCCCATTCATTCCGGATTAATTACCTATGTTATTTTGCTCATTGCATTGCTTTCAGGAGGAATCATATACAGCCACCGAAAACAGTTGCCCAAACTCAATCTGGCTTTACTGTGCCTCACCTTCTTATTAGTCGGATATACATCGTATGTGGCAACAATTGTCAGGGCTTCGGCCAATGTTCCCGTCAATCAGGGCGATCCTGAAACAACTTTTAGCCTTCTGAATTACCTAAACCGCGAACAGTACGGCACTCGCCCCATCTTATACGGCGAAAATTTCGCTTCGGTGGTTACCGGATACAAAGAGCGCGAAACCTGGATTGCCAAAGATGGAAAATACATCAAAAGTAAACTGAATGCAAAAATTGAATACGATCCAAGAACCATTGGATTCTTTCCACGAATGCACAGCAACGATCCTGAACACATTGACGCGTATAAAAAACAGTTCAATTTTAAAGGGCGTAGGGTGATGACAACCGATGAAGATGGAAAACAAACAGAAATAATCGTACCCACTTTTCATGAAAACCTATCATTTTTCCTGAACTACCAACTGGGTTTCATGTACATCCGGTACTTCATGTGGAATTTTGCTGGCCGCCAAAACGACATCCAGGGAACTGGCGGATTACTGAACGGAAACTGGCAATCGGGAATTCCGCTAATCGACAAACAGGTTGCCGGACCACAGGAAAACCTGCCCACATCAGCAAAGGAAAACAAAGGACGAAATTCATACTACTTCCTTCCACTTATTCTGGGTCTGTTGGGTTTAGCTTTTCAATACCGAAACGATCGTCAAAACTTTCTGGTCACGGGTTTGCTCTTTTTCCTGATGAGTTTTGCGCTGGTTGCTTACCTCAACGAAGTTCCAAACACGCCACGCGAACGCGACTATGTTTATGTGGGTTCATTCTATGTTTTCTGCATCTGGATTGGATTCGGAGCATTGTTTCTGTTCAGTCAGTTTCAGAAATTGATGAAAGAAAAATTAGCGATTACCACCACATTGGCGGTATGTCTGCTTGCCTCGCCAATGCTTCTACTGTCTCAAAACTACGATGATCATGATCGCTCCGGAAGGTATTCGGCCCGCGATTTAGCCCGGAATTACCTCGAATCGTGCAAGCCGAATGCTATACTGTTCACTCATGCCGACAACGATACCTATCCGTTGTGGTACCGCCAGGAAGTGGAAGGCATTCGCCGCGATGTTCGCGTTGTGGTGATGCCCTATTTGTCGGCTGAATGGTACATCGGCCAATTGCAACGAAAAATCTACGAAAACGAACCATTAAAAATGACGGTTCCACTCGAAAAATATCAAACCGGACAACTCGATTACGTGTATGTTGTTCCAAAAATTGAGACAGAGCAACACATGACCGATGTTCTTGAATTTGTGGCCAGCGACTCATCGAAAACTAAACTGACTGTTGAAAATGGTGAACAAATCAGTTACATTCCGGTAAATAAAATCAGGCTGCAATTTCCAGATCAGGAACCGATTCATTTTGAACTCAACAAAAGAGCCATTAACAAGGGAGACCTCGCTTTCTACGATATTATTTCTTCCAACCAGGGGAAGCGTCCCATTTGCTTTACGACTTGGGTTGACCCCGATGAACATGGATTGAAAAATAACCTGATTTACGACGGATTGGTTTACCGGCTAACTGATCAAAAGACCGACAGTAGTTCAATTCTCGACATTGGTAAAATTGAAACTGAAAATCTGTACACCAACCTGATGCAAAAATGCAACTGGGACAATCTGGCCGATCCATCGATTAATTTCGACTGGCACCACCGGCGCATGTTTGCCACCATGCAAATCAGAAATGCTTTTTATCGCCTCGCCAATCAATTGACGGAGGAAAAACAGCCTGAGAAAGCGACGGAAGTTTTGAAGAAAGCAGAACAAGTCATGAGTCTGAAAAATTGGCCTGTAGATTATCAAAGTATTCTGTTGGCTAGTTTATATGAGCGAAACGGGCAGAAACAATTGGGAGAAGTTCGGTTCCAGAATCTGGCCAAATCGCTTGAAGAAGGACTGAAATATTACTCAAGCTTCCCGTCGAATCAGAAAGAATCCGTTTTGGATGAAGCCAGTTTTCAATTGTCGCTGTACAACGAACTGATAAAACAAGCCGCAGATACACTTCCGGAATCCGAATTAAAAAGCATGAAAGAAAAGTTGATGGTATTTGCCGGAAAACTTGAATAA
- a CDS encoding 3-keto-disaccharide hydrolase produces MKNLLLVFTFCFLSTITFGQKSLFNGKNLKNWDIFLGSPITGFEELAKKATPASTYSVTELNGQKVIHISGDIFASLATKAEYENYHLHLEYKWGEKVYGKRNSGLLYHSFGPFGAAFGTWMATIEHQLMHESMGDTYLMANTYCETKVVKSDDGKNYIYSPEGQSTSFSEKDNGRSIKKAKDAEMPLGEWNTVDLYCFGQTSVHVDNGQLVMVNTNCSKVENGLKVPLTKGKIQIQSEGGEFFIRKIEIEKIKGIPAEYLK; encoded by the coding sequence ATGAAAAACCTTTTACTTGTGTTTACCTTTTGTTTCTTGTCAACAATAACTTTCGGTCAAAAATCACTTTTTAACGGGAAGAATCTGAAAAACTGGGATATCTTTCTCGGAAGTCCGATCACTGGATTCGAAGAACTCGCTAAAAAAGCAACACCAGCCTCAACTTACAGCGTTACCGAATTGAATGGACAAAAAGTAATCCACATTTCCGGAGATATTTTTGCCTCTCTCGCGACTAAAGCCGAATACGAAAACTATCACCTTCACCTTGAATACAAATGGGGTGAAAAAGTATATGGCAAACGCAACAGCGGTTTACTCTACCACAGTTTTGGCCCGTTTGGCGCAGCTTTTGGAACCTGGATGGCAACCATCGAACATCAACTGATGCACGAAAGCATGGGCGACACCTACCTGATGGCCAACACGTATTGCGAGACTAAAGTCGTAAAAAGTGATGATGGTAAAAATTACATTTATTCTCCTGAAGGTCAATCAACTTCATTCAGCGAAAAAGATAATGGTCGCTCGATTAAAAAGGCTAAAGATGCTGAAATGCCATTGGGCGAATGGAATACAGTTGATTTATATTGCTTCGGCCAAACATCTGTTCACGTGGACAATGGACAACTAGTGATGGTCAATACCAATTGCAGCAAAGTTGAAAACGGATTAAAAGTTCCACTTACCAAAGGGAAAATCCAGATACAATCTGAAGGCGGCGAGTTTTTCATCCGGAAAATCGAAATCGAAAAGATTAAAGGAATACCTGCTGAATATTTGAAATGA
- a CDS encoding DNA-binding protein — protein MDRKITFNELRHIKDSLPAGSISQIAQEFGIEVETVRNYFGGANYVKGKSVGLHIEPGPDGGVVLLDDTAILERAQQLLASHSN, from the coding sequence ATGGATAGAAAAATCACTTTTAATGAGCTACGTCACATCAAAGACAGTTTACCTGCCGGTTCCATCAGTCAAATTGCGCAGGAATTTGGAATTGAAGTAGAAACCGTCAGGAATTATTTTGGAGGCGCAAACTATGTAAAAGGTAAATCTGTTGGATTACACATCGAACCGGGACCCGATGGAGGCGTAGTTCTCCTCGACGATACGGCCATTTTAGAAAGAGCTCAACAATTGCTTGCATCTCATTCGAACTAA